ATTTTATGGGAACCGGAATGCCCTTGCTCTCGTACactgttcatgtttgtttttgctgtAGTCATCAAGTTCTTAtgctatttataaacattaactttaaacattttattgaaatgattttaatgatttttgtccGCCAATAACCACAACTATGTTCTTTAGATTTTTTTGAGGAGTATAGTTCCTATAGTTCCGTGAATAAGTGTATACctatatattcatatacatgttAGACAgttatgtgtattttatttgtttagttCTGAAGCGTTCTTAGCGAAAGCTTAAACATTCAAGTGTGTTTCAAATTTTCCACGACAATTAAGATTTTTATCCTAGGCTATCTTCCGTTTATAACATTTTGtctagaaaaaaacattcagaGATCAAAGCCAAGCATTTATCTGACGAGatgttaatgttaattgttttaacataacTATCAAATGATCAAGTGAGTTCGTATAGTATGTATACTAATGAGGTCAGGATTTCGTTTTTGCATGCAATCAAATATGCTAAATCCTATATGTGAAACTGTTATGTTAAAATTGGTCGCTTCATGTCTTGAGCATAAACTCTGTAAATGTCAGAGACAAACTATTTCCAAAGCAAATAGTTCTTGCATGAGCACTGTGTTTCTTCAGACATATAAACAATGGACAATAAAGCAGGCACAGCTTCCTGAAAGCCAGTTCTGATTTATGTCCGTTAAACCATGTTGACATTATGCAGCAATGACCTCCATAGTTTCAAATTCTCAGTCTGGTTCAAAAGGTAACGACCACTTTCATTCACAGTATTTAATTCCTGATCAAAGCTTTGATAATCAGAACACAAATATTCCCTGTCTGGAACTGTGTCGGATTAATGTTGGTTTAAATGCCATTTTCTCTGCATTTTCTCgtaaacaaacaattcaaaAGAGGTTCATTAGCGACCCCTGAATGAGCTTTTCAAACTGTTAACGGATCTTGTCATGAAATAGCACTGACCCAGAACATATTAACGGAACTTTCTTTAAACTTCTTGGAAAGTAATGTTCACATTTTAATGCTGTTAGTCTTAGAATGGTTTACGATCCTGCCTGTGTACCATAACTATGGCCAACAACCTGATGATCACCAAAGTGATGCCAATGAAACTAAActaaccaaaatattttttttatcttggtcAATAAAACAGTTGACAAAAGTAAAACCACATTAATAACATCGTAACggtgaaataaaaaaggaaGTATTTTAGGATAAACCGGTTTCCAACTCGACGGTGACCTCAAAGTATTGGTAAACAGCTTTTAacttgttatatatctcgtgtcgattgttttttttggggggattTGGCATTGACCAGTATGCCATCAATCAATGAAACAGTACTATGGTCAAGCTGCTGTGTACCCATATTGCATAATTCATTCCTAATTGGGAATTTAAACCTCGTTTATTCGACATAATATAGTTGAGTAACACTGAATCGGTTAGTTGTTTCCATCAAGTGTTATATATCACCAATCTAACTGAAAAACCTATTTCAAGGCAAAAGTATGATTTGCAAACCCCTTGCCTCACGATGGTAAACGATGTAATCTGGCTACCAATATGTTAAAACACTAAATCACACACATCCAGGCATAATATCTCCAGATGTTTGGAAACTGGGTTTAGCAGAGAAATAGTAGGAACCcacattatcaaaacaaacaccTCCCAAGAGCAGCAATATACAAAGGACCTTTTGACTTATCGTCATCAAGGTTCGATCATCTTGCTCTAACTCTGCAAGTTGTCCTTTTGAAAAGTGCCTCTTTCACAGCGAATGATCTTATAATGGGCTTTTGACTGTCGGTCGCCAGAAAATTATTCTTACAAGTTTGCAAGAAGTAGAAGTTAACAGGAATCAGACATAATGAGAGCATCGTAGGGGACATAGCTTCAAAGATGAGCGAAATCTGCGATTAGGCTAAGGAAATACATTCTTAGTGTTGTGTaaagcttaaagatgcactcttactcccaaataagatttaccacaattaataatattgttttaatagtccttaaaggatgaataaatgtcgaaaacaatggttcttatgaaggatgccgaatttaaattgaaagaaatgtgcataaaacacggtatttctgccttaggagactaaagtagatcacagtaaatgttttagcattcatcaatcattcaatatttttgcgctttctgcacGGTAccatcttgttttcagtaattaatattttccataattgcgttatttagtaagtaattaatGGTttgtcactcaaaatttatgttagttatacatgtgtatgtattgattttgaataagagtgtcactttgatCAGTCAtttgagaaaaagaaaatgcgACGCTGATAATGTTCACCAAGTCTGTTTTTTCGCAACAAGCGTGACTTACAAATGATTTAGAAACGCATCACACTTTTGTCATGTGTTGAATGATTATCAgtacaatttgaaaatgatttatgttACATTATAACGTCCGCCTTCTGTTTTTGTTAAAACCCACTgacatttatacttgtaggcgtccaaatatacaaaatgacaaatgtaATTATTCCACCACCCACTACCCCCAGATAGCCACTTAATTGCAGTAATCACCGGGCGTCAACATGGATAAAATTTCGGCGGTGGCTTATCGGTCTCGTTGCGAGCGGAGATAAAATCCTAACTAAATCTAATCGCTTGTAGGACAGACCCTAAATTTGCTACTGTAGACAGGCGAGTTCCATACGCACACAATGGAAATTTCTACCGTTTTCTTATTACTTGACACTGAATACAAAGTAATTATGACTAGAACAACTCTGCTTTATACACTGAgatacttaaacaaaacaataattcgAAATTTTCTTTTATCTAATGAAAGATTATCCAGCCCAGATTGTCAAGTAGATGTTACATATATTGTCAAGCACATTGCGGATTATCAAATCATAATATGGTGATGGCAACCCGCATAGAATTAACAGGGTTGAATAatactgtatttatttataacaatgttCGATGTAATGCGTGTTAAATTCTACCAGTGTGTATTATACAACACGGACAAATGTACTGAAACAGGCAAGGTGCCATGAACGccgtttttaaattttaaaactacCATCCTACTTAGCCTaacgtttaaacattatatactGACAAAACCTTCGTATCCTTTCAAGTGGGAACACGTTTAAAACTATCAAACCAACTACAAAATGCACTAATGTTTAAAAATCACGCTCGtttaattgacaaaatatgtttcGAATTTAAAGAATACAATTGAAATGCAGTTGAAATGAGaatgtttccatggattttattgcttttgaagAGCTTATGTCCTCCCGGCTTCAAGCGTTTACTCAACAGGGAATAGCACATTTGCTTTCTGGTAACTGTAAAAGTGgacagttaaaataaaaatggttagTGTTCTTTTTCTCTTTGCTCTACCTACATGGCGAAGTCTTTGAACGTTAGGTAAATTTAATTACATACttgtatattcttaaaaaatatatctctTCACTTTCGAACAATACATACCAGAAAATGTGTTCAATGTAGTTGTTTTTGGTTAGCAAAGATGCATGTACATGGAATACATATTAAAAGCTGGTTTATAGACTgcaatttttgcttcaaaaatcgTAATTATAAGGGAGTTAACTCTTGTACCTCTAGTACCTTTAATTCCTTTTTGGTAATTTTACgcttgatttcttttatttggcGCTCACAttcattgaattgaatttaagaCGCGGGAACGGTCGtctaatatttgtatagtatataattgttctgtatcatatgtgtataataattatgcagctttttttcggccaaaataaaatatattttcatatcatgtgttttaaatattcccGACAGAATTAAACGCATTTTTATTCCTGAACAAACTGCGGAAATTTCTTGATTAACTCGTCAAGTCGAATAAATCATGTGCTGATTCGAACGTTGAAGGACACCAGTGATAAATCGCGCCCGAGAGGATAATCTCTTTCACCAAATGAGTCTATCGTTGTCTAAATTACCCACGGTCGAGCGGCGACACCCCGTAACCACGGCCCCTGCTGATAGGGCTGTCCAAGACCCCGGGGTCTGTTTTCTTAGACAACAGAGTAATGGCGTCTTAATGAGGGTTGTTTGAATAGCGACGTCTCGGGATGAGTTCATAACGTTCTTTGATAATGAACCAATACTGTGTAATTATTTTGACATcataattacaacaaaatgtgACGTAAATTAatctcaaaacaaaataatctcGTGTCTGGTAGGGAAATTACGCTCTCTGCAAAATAAGCATCCAGCGTCCCTGTGCAATGCGTTTTTGTAACATTATTCTTGTCTTCAAAATTCTCTGGGTGCAAAACAGCTTCGATGTTATCCAGATATTGATAAGAAAAGAAAGCTTTCGACAAACAAGAATATAATTAGTGagccaaaaatgcattttgctTTGTTTCATACTGTCGTATGGACTATTTCTAGTGTATGAAAACGCTTATGTCAACGATGAAAGTGTAATCAGACGTAAAATAACCTGACTTTTGCAGCCGAGAAAAAGTAGTTCGCGCCTAAATAGCCGGTTTGATAAACCCCAAAGAGACATAAGAGATTACTATCCTTGAGGCAAGAACAAGATTGTAAATTAGAAATATGTCAAAATGTAGTAAATGTCATGACTCCTCGTTCTCGTGAAAGGGCCGAAGTACATCTTGAAAACATCTGAAAATTCACAAGATGTTTGGGGTGTAGaaatcataaatgtattttgcgTGTTTGggaataaacattaaattataagCACATGTTACTTCTCCCAGGCGGTTAACAAGGAATATAGAGGGAGTTCTATAACTGTCATAAGATTTGTTTTGACACATGAGAATTAATTCATATATCGTTACTATGGCATTGCTATCATTTCTCACAGTAAAGTGTTCGGTACTTGAAAAGAGAAGGACATAAATCCATGAATGTATATAAAAGTTGCTACAGAAATGCCGAAATACCCAAAGCTTGAACTGTTACTTTCATTTATGAGAAACGCATTTCTGGCTCGTAATATTTCGGataataatttaagaaataactCACACATAATTAGGTGGGATACTGTAATGAATAATAACGCCGCGGGCGAACAAAGAAACCGGTTAGAAATTAATCGCTGAAAACCCTTCCCCTGCTAAAAAGGATCAGACATTAGTGTAATGTATGGAAAGAATTCGGCTTGTGTACGATTATTCTAATTCCTTCgtcaagaaaataatatttatgacgATGTTAATTGATTTCAACTGGGTTGATTCCAAAATGTTAACCATAAAATGATGCTTGAAAATATGTTAGTTAGCATATATGCTCATGATAAAATAGTTCTACATacaattaaaatgcattaaaattctTGTTGAACGGGTCAGAAAGtaaaatcaattttcttttccaATAAGTCCGAACATCGTTTCTTTCactaacaaaacaatttaaaatggcataaaatagttaaaaagtGTATGAGTGTATTTGTGTACGTTTGTAcctatacatttatatatgcaaatcaaaacgaaaataaatgaccaaaacaATATGCTATAAAGCTGTGATGCAGTTCATTCCCTGCTTTCATTTTGACCTCTCGCCTGTCATAACAACCTTGATAAATATCAAGGCTCTAGATAGGTCCCGGTGGAAACATGGAAATTCTAATTTCTCCATTCATCCCTTGTGGCGAATTGTCTAAATTCTCAAATTTGAGCCAAGTCAGACCACTCAGCACAAAGATAAGGGTATCAGAggtaatgttatatttatatgagGTTATCGCTGgcattatatatgttttcagtGTCAAACAGAACGATTCTCCgcgaaaataaaacacaattattgcTGAATTATGgatgaaaaatgaaacaatcTAATGATAAGATTGGCACACGAGGAATTTAACTTCTAGAAAATTTATGAACGAAAGGTGATATAAAGTTCGTCATagaataattaaagaaataaaaagtggatAAGAGGTACCGTAAACTGCACCTGCATTCggcatataaatatcaatggaACGTGATGGAACTATTTAATAAagctttcatttatttgaaaaattatttctaCCAAATAATTATTGTACACTTATGACTAAATCCCGCGTATTTGAAACAGTATCTTGCGGAgtagtttaaatgttaatacaaacaacaacaaaatatacctaTGAGTGTTGTCATTTCGGGTAAGACAATGATGTGTTATAAGCCATGCATAAACATGCCATTTAGAAACAATGCGAAATTTTGTAAACGAATATGGTGGTACAACATCAGTATATTTTAAAGCCATCTGAGTGACCCCTTAGAACATTGGAACATAAAAGCTAAAAATTATACCATATAGTCAGAACCGTTGTTTGACCCGGAATCGTTTATGTGGTCGTCAGGTCGTACGAGACGGTTGCCATGCAACATGTCCTCCAGGCTTTCAATATATTCGATGGCGTTCCGTAGAATCTCTACCTTCGGCAGCCTCTGGTTTGGGTTGGGGCAAGTCCTTTTCTTCAACACCTCAAACGCTTCGTTTACTTTCCTTAGCCGTCTGCGTTCACGCATTGTTGCAGCTTTTCTTCTGTCAATTTGAACACTTTTTCGCTTACACGCTTTACATGCCCATAAAAGGCAGCGTCTATTTTCACCATGGTAACCAGGTGCAAGCACATGAGTTAAATGTTCATCGTTGTCGTCAGCAGAGTTGATATCGTCCCCACTCTTGTCAGACATTTCGTCCTTTAATGAACCCCCATAAGATGACAGTGGACTGTTGTGTTTAATGTCAATATCATCCTCGTTAACAGAACAATGGTCAACACTTTTAACGTCCTTTGCTTCTGGCGACATGCTTGGTTTTACGTTAAGCGATTTTTCCTCCGAATCATCTTTCACCGGCTTCGACTGCTTCTGTTGTTTGTCAGAACTCTGAGGAGGCACTTTACTACTTCTTGTATTGTAGTCTGTGTTTTGTGAGCTGTAAAAGTTCGGTGGCGATGTGTTATTCGAGTTTCCTGTGTACTGGTAGTGGTCTGCGAAGGATCTCCCTGGGAAGCGTTGATAAGGGGTACCGGAGGCCGGGAAATAATCGCGGTTTCCGGTGCCGCCTGTATATGAGAGTTCCGCAATGTATCGGGGCGGTCCGTcaaacacttcctgtcctccgTTTCCGGCGCTGAACTGCATGGCTGTATCGAACCTACAGCTCCTGTAATCCGCTGTCATCATCATGGTCAACACATAGAGGtgaaaaaatgtgtaaatgtcttattagtttctattatttttatataaaatatgcaatacaAAGATCAGCCCCACTAGGATTTAAATTTCCTGTCAAGTAGTAGTTCATGTTAAAGAACGTTCAAGGAACTTGCAATGTCCAAAATTAGCTTAAAACTCTAacttacatgtacaagtatttcaAGTTTCACTCCTTCAAATTATACAGGATGTAGCACGTGTAATATTTAAGTGTTTGAAATCTTAGAAATAGCTAAACTCTCACAAATCCCACATCATGTTCTCCTAATTGACATCACATTTGCTCCAGATTTTCCAGGAAAGTTTGAAAACTTTTcacaatttttcatcaaattctgTCACAATATTATTTGATGAAAACCTCAACTAACTTGCTTGCAGGcacagtttgaaaataatagACAATAACATAAACACAGTATTATCAACCCTATGAAAATTTTCTTAGCATTACCTGGGTTGGACTCAGGCGTTTGATGTTTGGCGCCTACCAATCAGCGTGAGTATCACGTGTCAGCACGCTGGGAACGCCCCGCCCCTCGGGAATGTTTATATCGTCCCTATCTGGAAAACTAAGTATTTTCTACCCGGGGTTTCCGGACGCCTTCTTGTGTAACTCGCATCAGTGCTGCTTGCACGTGCTgattaaatatcaatgtttgatgtcttcataattattatatgattatgctgatgttgatatattttttttatcaaacgaCTGCCGTTTTTTGTTTTCCAAGCTcgattattttaatatgaaaactaaATTCGTAAAAAGtcgaaatttaaagaaatatatttagcCAGAAACTATCAGAATCATTTTATGACATTACTCAAAATACAAGCATTAAATATTTCGAAATGTGAACCAAGCTCTTGATAAAAATGTACCTCGAACGCTTTTCGAACTAGttctttgaaaaatacaaaCCTCAAACTAAGGTGGCTTGTAGTTTAAAGTCAGTGCCAATACGACAATAATCCTTATTTGGTATTACGTCGGTGACAAATCGCAACACTCAAGTATATAATAAAGAGTTAACATGTAATCTGATCAGTGGTACTGTAACTCATACTGTAAGATGTATACTTTATACaggcatatttataaaacatatctaaTATAATTTGTATCAAGCTGCTTAAGGAACTTGTACGATGTAAATAACAGTTTTGATGCATAAGTAAATGAAGAGGACTGGAATAAACATGTGCAATGTAACAATCTAGTTATTACCAGAGGATTTAGGAACGGGTGCTTGCCCCTCCCTTTCGTATTGTCCATCTGGacctttttataacaatatcggagaaaaatgaatacaatacaCTAGAACGCACTATTTCAAACCAAGAAAGCAATTACTTTTTGGGTAGAGATCCTAAACTGGTGTTTTAAAATCGGACTTCATTTAAGCATTTCCATTTCTTAAAGGACAATTATCGAAACTTTATAATATCATTtgggaatacattctttatatcATCATGagcatttaaatggtttaactgGAATCAGTAAGTGTGATACTATAGTGATGCTTTTTGgaacaattattatatttcaataagtttttactgtctttaataacttaacgaaaGAACATAACAACGAAACCCAAACATAACAATTGCACATGATGTAAGATGATGCGCACCGCGTCAAGTATGTCATCTTAGCGTTTTATCCATGTATgagtatattataaaaaaaaaatatctttatttataaaattgttcacaaaaaGTTATGTACCTAAAATACAAacgatataaaaaaacacgGTTTCACAGTCAGAATGCATCGTGCCGGGATCCCGGGATTTGCAGGTGAGACCGGACCCACATCACCATGGTGACAGATTATTGCAAAAGGTTGATGAAATATACGATTTGTAATTTTGCGAGAATTTGTTACGATTTGAGCAAATGTGTTTACAATCTCCGCCattgtgtaagagagtgacctcccttgttaaaataACTCAACGACGATTTACCGGAAAgaaaatcaacatttgctgCATTTTTAccgcatttaaaaaaaacccacgTAATTACCGGAAATAGCATAAGCGACATCGAATTTgaacaaccactatcgattgtcgccgacatgaCATAGTCAGCGACGAttaatcgattgtactcgataccCGTTTAATCACAACCCCGAACTCCcttttcacatttaaattatatcattttggtTCTGGGTGAGGGGACGCACATGTAAAGATGCGCCCTGAAGTTACACCCCAACGCCAAATCTCTGATTATTTTTCTTACAGAGGCAGTTTCAATAATGGATTTTAGTCGTATTTTTAATCATCTTAAATATGTACTTACGCCACAAAGGGCAACGATTTGATATTTTCCCCAcaactttgtgttcatttaaGTACTGCCTGGAGTTCAATCCactcaaatatgtagcaaaaatcaaagcgctgtaagcgttgaaaggctttcGGACTGCCGTTTAGTGAGTTatgtcatgtaattgtaaagcaaataataataataataataataataataataataataataataataataataataataacaataaaagctttatttacTGAAGGTTACACATTTAGACATATGCGAACATATAAtctaattttcaatatggccttcaaagtaaagaaacaaaggagaaaaaaatcaaacattatccTTGAAAATAAGTCACTTGTCAATGTTAAAACTAGAAAgatacattttcatataaaagtattaaacattctgtttaaaaatgcattcataCTTAACTAATCACTGACAGACACTCAAACGACATgactataaattaaacatatgttaaagaacatgtaaaataacttatcattcaaacaataaataaagctTATAATTTCCTTTGAACGTTTCAAGTTACGTATATGTAAAGGAATGTCATTCCGTatatttttgctataatttgtGAATGATGTTTCCATGTATTTAGTACTATCTAAAGAGAGTAAATACTGTTAGATGTGTATGCTGATACGcaattaaatcaaaaacatgtagTATCAGTCATAAGAGCCGATGTTGgctactttaaacataaaaatataattatgaattaacTACCATCACAAAAAATGATTATAGGatacaatgaaattatttaattttatttaaaaaaaaggtttgatacCTTACGCCAAGTGAGCACTTAATTGCATCTTCAATAAGTTCCATGTTTTTTCCGGGTATTCAAAAGTTCTCCGGGTTAGTTTCCGAGGAATAAACCTGTCCTAATCCGATCACCCAGATTCTATTTTTAACTGATAGTAGCTAGTTCCACGGCCGCGTCCAAGatcttaaaacatatattaaaatgtatttattttaattcaaaacgcgttcattttgaaacttttgcgtattttgttttctaagtttCGTTTATTTTAACTCGTCGATATTACAATAATcgtgttttctattattttaattgCGTAATCACGCAAAAACGCAGCTTATTTGCACTCTATTAACCacataacatattataaaaaagcGCTACTTTTAGCAAGCTACTTAATATGCAGAATGCAGTCCGTAGATATTTGAGCAGATTGGTAACTAGGTAATTtagatgtaaatgttaatgtaaattaggtcgtTGACCACCGCAGTTAAAACAGCGAATGGAATGATACACCCGTGCG
The DNA window shown above is from Mya arenaria isolate MELC-2E11 chromosome 6, ASM2691426v1 and carries:
- the LOC128239009 gene encoding myogenic factor 6-like is translated as MMMTADYRSCRFDTAMQFSAGNGGQEVFDGPPRYIAELSYTGGTGNRDYFPASGTPYQRFPGRSFADHYQYTGNSNNTSPPNFYSSQNTDYNTRSSKVPPQSSDKQQKQSKPVKDDSEEKSLNVKPSMSPEAKDVKSVDHCSVNEDDIDIKHNSPLSSYGGSLKDEMSDKSGDDINSADDNDEHLTHVLAPGYHGENRRCLLWACKACKRKSVQIDRRKAATMRERRRLRKVNEAFEVLKKRTCPNPNQRLPKVEILRNAIEYIESLEDMLHGNRLVRPDDHINDSGSNNGSDYMAVNSPHYYQDKLHHMSDMAAYQHHQNGFMDHSHHHQQQHQQQQQQQQQHNGNVSSLDCLSLIVESISPTTGSPMMTSMAPADRPL